A window of Zingiber officinale cultivar Zhangliang chromosome 5A, Zo_v1.1, whole genome shotgun sequence contains these coding sequences:
- the LOC121981541 gene encoding auxin response factor 7-like, producing MLEFLLLHFMLLRLGLCFLFLTSQVMSLDAELDRQSQPSNFNWSDTPVSCLRSTQESQNQQLRSCTKVHMQGMTVGFGRAVSLTILYGYNDLFLKLEEMFNIKGELFGKVKKWEVVYTDEEEDTMMVSDDPLSSAAWSEKYIFTHEKRPKGWSRR from the exons ATGTTGGAGTTCTTGCTACTGCATTTCATGCTATTACGACTGGGACTCTGTTTTCTGTTTTTAACAAGCCAAG TGATGTCTTTGGATGCGGAATTAGATCGACAATCTCAACCATCTAACTTTAATTGGTCTGACACACCTGTGTCTTGCTTGAGGTCAACTCAAGAATCGCAAAATCAGCAATTGAGGAGCTGTACCAAG gTTCACATGCAAGGAATGACAGTTGGATTTGGGAGGGCAGTGAGCTTGACTATATTATATGGATATAACGATCTTTTTCTGAAGCTAGAAGAGATGTTCAACATTAAGGGAGAGCTCTTCGGCAAAGTAAAAAAGTGGGAGGTCGTCTACACTGATGAAGAGGAGGATACGATGATGGTCAGTGATGATCCGT TGAGCTCAGCAGCATGGTCAGAAAAATACATATTTACACATGAGAAGAGGCCAAAAGGCTGGTCCCGAAGGTGA